One Saprospiraceae bacterium DNA window includes the following coding sequences:
- a CDS encoding Uma2 family endonuclease has product MHSEEIVETSLSEYEIERDKPTPSKHHAIIQGNILFLLRLQFGEKFRVLPEISLDLPVRDRVPDLVIYCPMDYGEEEIKMTEIALGVVEILSLTQSHEELEKKRKQYFCRRCPILLARFP; this is encoded by the coding sequence ATGCACAGCGAAGAAATTGTCGAGACGAGCCTATCCGAGTACGAAATCGAACGGGACAAGCCTACGCCGAGCAAACACCACGCAATCATTCAAGGAAACATTCTTTTCTTGTTGCGCCTTCAATTCGGCGAAAAATTCAGAGTGCTCCCCGAAATCAGTCTCGATTTGCCTGTCCGCGACCGCGTTCCCGACTTAGTCATCTACTGCCCGATGGACTACGGCGAGGAGGAAATCAAAATGACCGAAATCGCGCTCGGTGTCGTCGAAATTCTTTCGCTCACCCAAAGCCATGAAGAATTGGAGAAAAAACGCAAGCAGTATTTTTGCCGCCGGTGTCCAATCTTATTGGCTCGTTTTCCCTGA
- a CDS encoding M23 family metallopeptidase produces the protein MQKYFAFIKKFFDFFRRHGDDDRSLMEKLRDKYRLVIMNDDTFEEVTSMKITPLSLYVGVSSLIVGTAIIVTALIIWTPLKRYIPGYGDYTRDEEIAQLTTKIADLEEEMVAHRRFNENIKKIMHGDLADISKEAVQKQGVPADSISNIPPEDIERVPEDELLRSAVEKGTFTRDPQAAQTVAASVGPVLPQDVPLEKMSFMPPVSGEITASFDLQKNHFGIDVAAPKNTAIKAAANGVVISAGYTVETGYSIAIQHPNNVVTMYKHNSVLLKQAGIAVKAGEAIAIIGNTGENTTGPHLHFELWYKGRAVDPSDYINFN, from the coding sequence ATGCAAAAGTATTTTGCTTTTATCAAAAAGTTCTTCGACTTCTTCCGGCGGCACGGCGACGACGACCGCAGCCTCATGGAAAAGTTGCGCGACAAGTATCGCCTTGTCATCATGAACGATGACACGTTCGAGGAAGTCACTTCCATGAAAATAACGCCGCTCTCGCTCTATGTGGGCGTGAGCTCGCTGATTGTCGGCACGGCGATTATCGTGACAGCTCTCATCATCTGGACACCGCTCAAACGTTACATCCCGGGCTACGGCGATTACACGCGCGACGAGGAAATAGCGCAGCTGACCACCAAAATCGCTGACCTTGAAGAGGAAATGGTGGCGCATCGGCGCTTCAATGAAAACATCAAAAAAATCATGCACGGCGACCTTGCCGATATTAGCAAAGAAGCGGTGCAGAAACAGGGCGTGCCTGCCGATTCTATCAGCAACATCCCGCCGGAAGACATCGAGCGTGTTCCGGAGGACGAGTTGCTGAGGTCGGCAGTGGAAAAGGGCACGTTTACCCGCGACCCCCAAGCTGCGCAGACGGTGGCGGCTTCGGTCGGCCCGGTTTTGCCGCAAGATGTCCCTTTGGAAAAAATGTCGTTTATGCCCCCCGTGTCTGGCGAGATTACGGCAAGTTTTGATTTGCAAAAAAATCACTTTGGCATAGACGTGGCCGCGCCGAAGAATACCGCCATAAAGGCCGCTGCCAACGGCGTGGTGATTTCTGCCGGCTACACGGTGGAGACGGGCTACAGCATCGCCATTCAGCATCCCAACAACGTGGTGACCATGTACAAGCACAACTCCGTGCTGCTGAAACAAGCGGGCATCGCGGTGAAGGCGGGCGAGGCAATTGCCATTATTGGAAACACGGGCGAGAACACCACAGGGCCACACCTTCACTTCGAACTTTGGTACAAGGGGCGAGCCGTGGACCCAAGCGATTATATCAATTTCAACTAA
- a CDS encoding dodecin domain-containing protein, whose protein sequence is MMAVLKVLEIMSDSSQSWEDATRKGVEKASESVRNIRSAFVQSQSVTVENGKVKSFRVNLKVSFEVE, encoded by the coding sequence ATTATGGCAGTATTGAAAGTGCTCGAAATTATGAGCGACTCCAGCCAAAGCTGGGAAGACGCTACCCGCAAGGGTGTCGAAAAGGCCTCCGAATCCGTGCGAAACATTCGCTCGGCCTTTGTCCAAAGTCAGAGTGTCACGGTGGAAAACGGCAAGGTCAAATCCTTCCGTGTCAACTTGAAAGTCAGTTTTGAGGTAGAGTGA
- a CDS encoding TetR/AcrR family transcriptional regulator, which translates to MGIVSRKEREKEEMRRLILEAALRLFREKGYDGVSIRNIAEAIEYSPATIYLYYKDKSEIFFALQYEAAAVKRDHLMPVASIENPWERLVEFGRRYVDFGMKHPDLYDLLFITLTPMDSIENQECWQLGIAIHAFFAETVQACVDARYFKSTDTETIAYTLWCHAHGLVSLFIRERMRMYPEEKREELAKKSFAMMVKMAESL; encoded by the coding sequence ATGGGAATAGTGTCCAGAAAAGAGCGCGAAAAGGAAGAAATGCGTCGGTTGATACTCGAGGCAGCACTCCGGCTTTTCCGCGAAAAAGGCTACGATGGCGTGAGCATCCGCAACATCGCCGAAGCCATCGAGTACAGCCCGGCGACGATTTATCTCTACTACAAAGACAAGAGCGAAATCTTCTTCGCGCTGCAATACGAGGCTGCCGCCGTGAAACGCGACCACTTGATGCCGGTGGCTTCAATCGAGAACCCGTGGGAACGGCTCGTCGAGTTTGGCCGCCGCTATGTTGACTTCGGCATGAAACACCCTGACCTCTACGACCTGTTGTTCATCACCCTGACCCCCATGGATTCCATTGAGAATCAGGAGTGTTGGCAGTTGGGCATTGCCATCCATGCTTTCTTCGCGGAGACGGTGCAGGCTTGTGTGGATGCCCGCTACTTCAAAAGCACTGACACAGAGACGATTGCTTACACGCTTTGGTGCCATGCACACGGTCTTGTGTCGCTCTTCATACGAGAGCGGATGCGGATGTACCCGGAAGAAAAAAGAGAGGAGCTGGCAAAAAAATCCTTCGCGATGATGGTGAAAATGGCGGAAAGCCTGTAG
- a CDS encoding T9SS type A sorting domain-containing protein produces the protein MKSSLLFALGFLPFAVGAQVTCEPLFPTATEQITITFNAAEGNGALAGFAGPVYAHMGVLIEGKNGWQNVPTTWGVADPVGLMTNAGPNLWTKTLTINSFFNVAPNDKVTNMAFVFRNQNGSIVGRAADGSDIFHPVYDANIGLLTTFVTPTANVFLANSGSPIAVKAAASQTASLTLFDNGTQVASANGKTLETSLSAGAPGVHKVEFVAATATESDTSSFVYVVPGNVVTEALPAGTELGINYLDNQTVRLALYAPNKQVIHVMGDFNNWLPDGNFQMKRSTDNATWWLDIAGLMPGQLYRFQYLVDGSMRIADPLSTLVLDPAHDPFIPASTYPNLPAYPAGKTTGIVSVLQTAQPPFNWQATNYQRPKNTQLVIYELLLRDFVAAQNYQTLLDTLDYLERLGITAIELMPVNEFSGNNSWGYNPTFHKALDKYYGTATALKTLVDECHKRNMAVILDVVFNQADNQSPLAQLYWDAANNRPAPDNPWLNPVATHPFSVFNDFNHESQATRAYVRNCLKYWLTEFKIDGFRFDLSKGFTQKNTGSNVAAWGQYDIGRVATLKSYADFMWSIDPTSYVILEHFADNNEEQDLANYGMMLWGNMHGSYKETALGYNLTGGQTDLRWVSWKERNWTKPHLIGYFESHDEERIGFECASFGNANGNYNIKWLPYYSLRIEMLNNLLYTVPGPKMLWQFGELAYDFSINYCENGTISPNCRTAPKPIRWDFPNDPYRRRLSDVTTALLQLRKNHEVFETANFNADIGPANVRRIWLNSPDMNVFVVANVSLTTQSTLLFLDATIGWWYEYYTGDSVQSHGAPIPTMLAPGEYRIYLDKYVPLPAGVNPTPVREISGVLNSLEVYPNPVGSLCAVDFFLDESADIVIEAVDLTGRVVSRLATGRLPSGLQHFELATEGWQPGIYILSVRDERGARLTKRLAKF, from the coding sequence ATGAAAAGTTCGCTGCTATTCGCATTGGGCTTCCTGCCCTTCGCCGTCGGAGCGCAAGTCACTTGCGAGCCATTGTTCCCCACCGCCACCGAGCAAATAACAATCACCTTCAACGCCGCCGAAGGCAATGGGGCATTGGCTGGCTTTGCCGGGCCAGTGTATGCCCACATGGGCGTGCTCATCGAGGGGAAAAACGGCTGGCAAAACGTGCCGACCACTTGGGGCGTGGCCGACCCGGTGGGGTTGATGACCAATGCCGGGCCTAATCTTTGGACCAAGACCCTGACCATCAATTCGTTTTTCAACGTCGCGCCCAACGACAAGGTCACGAACATGGCCTTTGTGTTTCGCAACCAGAATGGCAGCATCGTGGGGCGTGCCGCCGATGGCTCCGATATTTTTCACCCGGTGTATGACGCCAACATTGGTCTGCTGACCACTTTTGTCACACCGACAGCCAATGTGTTTTTGGCCAACAGCGGCAGCCCCATCGCGGTGAAAGCCGCTGCCTCGCAAACCGCCTCGCTGACGCTTTTTGACAACGGGACACAGGTCGCCTCAGCCAATGGCAAAACACTTGAAACCTCCCTCAGCGCAGGCGCTCCCGGTGTGCATAAAGTGGAATTTGTGGCGGCCACCGCCACCGAATCCGACACCTCCTCCTTTGTCTATGTGGTGCCCGGCAACGTCGTGACGGAAGCCCTCCCAGCAGGAACAGAATTGGGCATCAATTATTTGGACAACCAGACCGTCCGGCTTGCGCTTTATGCGCCCAACAAGCAAGTCATCCACGTCATGGGCGATTTCAACAACTGGCTGCCCGACGGCAATTTTCAGATGAAGCGCAGCACCGACAACGCCACTTGGTGGCTCGACATCGCAGGCTTGATGCCCGGCCAACTGTATCGTTTCCAATACCTTGTGGATGGCTCCATGCGCATCGCCGACCCGCTCAGCACCCTCGTGCTCGACCCGGCGCACGACCCCTTCATCCCTGCTTCCACTTATCCAAACTTACCTGCCTACCCTGCCGGAAAAACAACGGGCATCGTCTCCGTGCTGCAAACGGCCCAACCTCCTTTCAACTGGCAGGCCACCAACTACCAACGCCCGAAAAACACCCAACTTGTCATCTATGAGTTGTTGCTCCGCGATTTTGTCGCTGCGCAAAACTACCAGACCTTGCTCGACACGCTGGACTACCTCGAACGGCTGGGCATCACGGCCATAGAGCTTATGCCGGTCAATGAATTCAGCGGCAACAACAGCTGGGGCTACAATCCCACGTTCCACAAGGCGCTCGACAAATACTACGGCACGGCCACGGCGCTGAAAACACTGGTGGACGAATGCCACAAGCGCAATATGGCCGTCATTCTCGATGTGGTGTTCAATCAAGCAGATAACCAAAGCCCCTTGGCACAGCTCTACTGGGATGCCGCCAACAATCGGCCCGCGCCCGACAACCCGTGGCTCAACCCCGTGGCGACGCATCCTTTCAGCGTGTTCAACGATTTCAACCACGAGAGCCAAGCCACGCGGGCATACGTGCGCAACTGCCTGAAATACTGGCTCACCGAGTTCAAAATAGATGGTTTCCGCTTCGACCTTTCAAAAGGTTTTACGCAAAAAAACACGGGTTCCAACGTGGCGGCTTGGGGACAATACGACATTGGGCGGGTGGCCACTTTGAAAAGTTATGCGGATTTCATGTGGTCCATTGACCCAACCTCTTATGTCATTTTGGAACATTTTGCCGACAACAACGAGGAACAAGACCTCGCCAACTACGGCATGATGCTTTGGGGGAATATGCACGGCTCGTACAAGGAAACGGCACTCGGCTACAACCTTACCGGCGGGCAAACTGACTTGAGGTGGGTTTCATGGAAAGAGCGCAACTGGACCAAGCCGCATCTCATCGGTTATTTCGAGAGCCACGACGAGGAGCGCATCGGCTTCGAGTGCGCCAGCTTCGGAAACGCAAACGGCAACTACAACATCAAGTGGCTGCCTTACTACTCCCTGCGCATCGAAATGCTCAACAACTTGCTCTACACCGTGCCCGGGCCTAAAATGCTGTGGCAATTCGGAGAGTTGGCCTACGATTTTTCCATCAACTATTGCGAAAACGGAACTATTAGCCCCAACTGCCGCACTGCGCCCAAGCCGATTCGATGGGATTTTCCCAACGACCCTTATCGCCGTCGTTTGAGTGATGTGACCACTGCCTTGCTCCAACTTCGGAAAAACCACGAAGTGTTCGAGACAGCTAATTTCAATGCAGATATTGGCCCTGCAAACGTCCGTCGGATTTGGCTCAACTCTCCCGACATGAATGTGTTTGTGGTGGCCAACGTGTCACTCACCACGCAAAGCACCTTGCTTTTCCTCGACGCGACCATCGGTTGGTGGTATGAGTACTACACGGGCGATAGTGTGCAGTCACATGGTGCCCCCATCCCCACGATGTTGGCGCCGGGCGAGTACAGGATATACCTTGACAAATATGTGCCGCTCCCGGCAGGGGTGAATCCCACGCCTGTCCGCGAGATTTCTGGCGTGTTGAACAGCCTTGAGGTCTATCCCAACCCGGTGGGCAGCTTGTGCGCGGTAGATTTTTTCTTGGACGAAAGCGCCGATATCGTGATAGAGGCTGTTGACTTGACGGGGAGGGTCGTCTCGCGCCTTGCCACTGGCAGGCTGCCTTCGGGGCTTCAGCATTTTGAACTGGCAACGGAAGGCTGGCAACCGGGCATCTACATCCTTAGTGTGCGCGATGAGCGTGGGGCGCGACTGACCAAGCGGTTGGCTAAGTTTTGA
- a CDS encoding GIY-YIG nuclease family protein, which translates to MLFSQPIQKCYTGYTADFAKRLLHHNSGQYRFSKKGRPWELVRLFLCEDKKAVMLLEKRVKARGAKRF; encoded by the coding sequence ATGCTTTTCAGTCAGCCCATCCAAAAGTGCTACACCGGATACACCGCTGATTTCGCCAAGCGGCTGCTGCACCACAACAGCGGTCAGTATCGTTTTTCCAAAAAAGGAAGGCCGTGGGAACTGGTGCGGCTATTCCTTTGCGAGGACAAAAAGGCGGTCATGTTGCTCGAGAAGAGAGTGAAAGCCAGGGGCGCCAAGCGGTTTTAG
- a CDS encoding tetratricopeptide repeat protein, whose translation MKRSISLILVLVAILLAPGCVTEKKKGSDVSRFKRGYHNLTSRYNYWFNADELFTLTQVELESQHRDNYNQILDLYPYAAVDPQSARGNLDNVITKAARGIALHRPSDWVDDCYTLIGQSQYLKRDFETAENTFRYIKEEHDPRKVKPKPKLKKSAKQKKKEAKQKKKEKEKKKKKKKKAAKKKKKAAAKKKGSDKGKTLSDKNQPKAQEVAQTEDDSKKKKKEEPPKPTGVNPYEKGMGRTAAYPLAMIWFGRTLTEREKYDEADFLYRELWEDMWFPAHLRDELATAEAYLWIKQKKYDRAIAPLTKAVELTNKRKERARLAYILAQLQLRAGNNEQAYAAFNKVMESKPKYEMLFNANLRLIQSGWSYKKITSEEANNSLSKMLKDEKNREYNDQIYFVMADIALQDGKRDDAIAYLRKSLDHNQNNAPQRAEAYLKLAELYFENEDFVQAKLYFDSTLTVLPANDPRYKNASDYAVNLKDIARLIQAIAANDSIVRVYSMNDEERRALARQIKKQREEESRLADEKAKQALASGGAKAPTPQAGGRASTFYFYNDAFLKKGKKDFSKTWGNRNLEDNWRRSRRPTISLIEDSGRPDGAASAGVSDAELQDLFASLPKSEAELSVIHLATYEAMYQLGTLFRDKIQNNKRCSSTLEEKLSRYPDQDKYEKETWYYCYLAFTDLSNRERAKYYLDKLAAKYPNSAYARAITDPNFLNATKARERELNNYYEETFTAFQKGEYKNAYDRCQEAPQKYGSQNPLMAKFSLLSALCIGNLQGTEAYCKALSEVIARHPETAEATRAKEISRLISCKGFEVAAAEDPKKRPDQPPLDDAFTLEDDKLHYFLVAINGSDIRLDEVKNAVSDYNRENHRLEQLRISNIFLGNDTDNPIIVIRKFDTKEQAMRYYQEVSKKLDFLGETDKKKYNKEFFAITQENYRRILKNRTLNGYREFFNENYLK comes from the coding sequence ATGAAAAGAAGCATAAGTCTCATCTTGGTATTGGTAGCCATCCTATTGGCGCCCGGCTGCGTCACAGAGAAGAAAAAAGGCTCCGACGTGAGCCGATTCAAACGCGGCTACCACAACCTCACATCGCGCTACAACTATTGGTTCAACGCCGACGAGCTGTTCACGCTCACCCAAGTAGAGCTGGAAAGCCAACACAGAGACAACTACAACCAAATACTCGACCTCTACCCCTACGCCGCTGTGGACCCACAATCGGCACGCGGTAATCTCGACAACGTCATCACAAAAGCAGCCAGAGGCATCGCCCTGCATCGCCCCAGCGACTGGGTGGACGATTGCTACACGCTCATCGGGCAGTCACAATACCTCAAGCGCGATTTTGAAACTGCCGAAAACACGTTTCGATACATCAAGGAAGAACACGACCCCAGAAAAGTGAAGCCCAAACCCAAACTGAAAAAAAGCGCCAAACAGAAGAAAAAAGAGGCCAAGCAAAAGAAAAAAGAGAAAGAAAAGAAAAAGAAAAAGAAGAAAAAAGCCGCCAAAAAGAAGAAAAAAGCCGCCGCCAAAAAGAAAGGCAGCGACAAAGGCAAGACGCTCTCCGACAAGAACCAACCCAAAGCACAAGAAGTGGCCCAGACGGAGGACGACAGCAAGAAAAAGAAAAAAGAAGAGCCGCCAAAACCCACCGGAGTGAACCCTTATGAAAAAGGCATGGGGCGCACCGCCGCCTATCCGCTGGCTATGATTTGGTTTGGCCGCACCCTCACCGAACGCGAGAAATACGACGAGGCCGATTTTCTCTATCGCGAACTTTGGGAGGATATGTGGTTCCCCGCACACTTGCGCGACGAACTGGCCACTGCCGAGGCATACCTGTGGATTAAGCAAAAAAAATACGACCGCGCCATCGCGCCACTCACCAAAGCGGTGGAACTGACCAACAAACGGAAAGAACGCGCAAGGTTGGCCTACATACTCGCCCAACTCCAACTCCGCGCCGGCAACAACGAACAGGCCTACGCAGCATTCAACAAAGTGATGGAGAGCAAACCCAAATACGAAATGCTCTTCAACGCCAACCTCCGACTCATCCAGTCAGGGTGGTCTTACAAGAAAATAACCAGCGAAGAGGCCAACAACTCGCTCAGCAAAATGCTGAAAGACGAAAAAAACCGCGAGTACAACGACCAGATTTATTTCGTCATGGCCGACATCGCATTGCAAGACGGTAAACGCGACGATGCCATCGCTTACCTGCGCAAATCACTCGACCACAACCAGAACAACGCCCCCCAACGCGCCGAGGCATATCTGAAACTGGCCGAACTGTATTTTGAAAATGAAGATTTCGTGCAGGCAAAACTCTACTTCGACAGCACCCTCACCGTCTTGCCAGCCAACGACCCGCGCTACAAAAACGCCTCCGACTACGCCGTCAACCTAAAAGACATCGCGCGGCTTATCCAAGCCATCGCCGCCAACGACAGCATCGTGCGCGTGTACAGCATGAACGACGAGGAACGCCGCGCCTTGGCCCGCCAAATCAAAAAACAACGCGAGGAAGAAAGCCGATTGGCCGACGAAAAAGCCAAACAAGCACTAGCCTCCGGCGGCGCCAAAGCACCCACACCCCAAGCAGGCGGCAGGGCCTCCACGTTTTATTTCTACAATGATGCCTTCCTGAAAAAAGGCAAAAAGGACTTCTCGAAAACTTGGGGCAATCGCAACCTTGAGGACAACTGGCGACGCAGCCGCCGCCCCACCATTAGCCTGATTGAAGACTCGGGACGTCCCGACGGCGCCGCCTCCGCAGGCGTGAGCGATGCCGAACTGCAAGACCTGTTTGCCAGCCTGCCCAAAAGTGAGGCCGAACTCAGTGTCATACACCTCGCCACCTACGAGGCCATGTACCAACTCGGCACCCTTTTCCGCGACAAAATCCAGAACAACAAACGCTGCTCTTCCACCCTCGAAGAAAAACTATCACGCTACCCCGACCAAGACAAATACGAAAAGGAAACTTGGTACTATTGCTATCTGGCCTTCACCGACCTGAGCAATCGGGAGCGAGCCAAATACTACTTGGACAAACTCGCAGCCAAATATCCCAACAGCGCATACGCACGCGCCATCACCGACCCCAATTTCCTCAACGCGACCAAAGCCCGCGAACGCGAACTCAACAACTATTACGAGGAAACCTTCACCGCTTTCCAAAAGGGAGAATACAAAAATGCCTACGACCGCTGCCAAGAAGCACCGCAGAAATACGGCTCGCAAAACCCGCTCATGGCCAAATTCTCCCTCCTGAGCGCCCTTTGCATCGGCAACCTGCAAGGCACCGAAGCCTACTGCAAGGCACTCTCGGAGGTCATCGCTCGGCATCCCGAGACGGCGGAAGCAACCCGCGCCAAGGAAATCTCCCGACTCATCTCCTGCAAGGGATTCGAGGTGGCCGCCGCCGAAGACCCCAAGAAGAGACCCGACCAACCGCCGCTCGACGATGCCTTCACGCTGGAAGATGACAAACTGCACTATTTCCTCGTCGCCATCAATGGCTCGGATATCCGCCTCGACGAGGTGAAAAATGCCGTGTCGGACTATAACCGCGAGAACCACCGCCTTGAACAACTCCGCATTTCCAACATCTTCCTAGGCAACGACACGGACAATCCCATCATCGTCATTCGAAAGTTCGACACCAAGGAACAAGCCATGCGCTACTATCAGGAAGTGAGCAAGAAGTTGGATTTTCTCGGCGAAACGGACAAGAAGAAATACAACAAAGAATTTTTCGCCATCACGCAGGAAAACTATCGCCGCATCCTGAAAAACAGGACCCTCAACGGATACCGCGAATTTTTCAACGAGAATTATTTGAAATAA
- a CDS encoding TolC family protein yields the protein MLSSACLSGVYAQQSVILERYIQTGLDNNLALQTQTLDIRKAQEAIRQSKALFYPTLQFNANYTRAAGGRRIAFPVGDLVNPIYANLNQLNEFVQPGAPDYPTNVPNVNEQFLPDDFHETKLTFAYPLFNSDLKYNRQIQEQLYQSKSAQKAAYQHELRYQITEAYLQYLQTLEAEKIWQNSKTVLTELRRFNESLVNNNVATRDVVATADYELSKADNEIFRLRSSQNTARAYFNFLLNKDLQSEVTVDTALLRSQAAAYQPSDLIQNALANRQEFNALRAGMSAAEMDVKRNDANLKIPDFYIGGETGFQGFGYKFNNEQAYILARVGLTYDIFDGGMRKSKTQEARLEAEKIRARYSEAQQQVSLQVTQAWNEFQAAQNSYTTTQAGLKAAEETFRIVTNKYRASQALLIEFLDAENRVTTARLQQLLAWSDVLLKEAALRKAAGI from the coding sequence ATGCTGTCAAGCGCATGCTTGTCAGGCGTTTACGCCCAACAATCCGTCATTTTGGAGCGATACATCCAAACGGGACTGGACAACAACCTTGCCTTGCAAACGCAAACGCTCGACATCAGAAAGGCGCAGGAGGCCATTCGGCAATCGAAGGCGCTTTTTTACCCCACGCTGCAATTCAACGCCAACTACACCCGTGCCGCCGGAGGCCGACGCATCGCGTTCCCGGTTGGCGACTTGGTGAACCCGATTTACGCCAATCTCAACCAACTCAACGAGTTCGTGCAGCCCGGCGCACCTGACTACCCCACGAATGTGCCCAACGTGAACGAGCAGTTTCTGCCCGACGATTTCCACGAGACCAAACTGACTTTCGCCTATCCGCTGTTCAATTCAGATTTGAAATACAATCGCCAAATTCAGGAACAGCTGTACCAAAGCAAGTCGGCACAAAAGGCAGCATATCAACACGAACTGCGCTACCAAATCACGGAGGCATATCTGCAATACCTGCAAACGTTGGAGGCTGAGAAAATCTGGCAAAACAGCAAGACCGTGCTGACCGAATTGCGCCGCTTCAATGAATCCCTGGTCAACAACAACGTCGCCACACGCGACGTGGTGGCCACCGCCGACTACGAACTCAGCAAGGCCGACAACGAGATTTTCAGACTCCGCAGCAGCCAGAACACCGCCCGCGCTTATTTCAACTTTCTGCTCAACAAGGATTTGCAAAGCGAGGTCACGGTGGACACCGCACTGCTCCGCTCGCAAGCAGCCGCCTATCAGCCTTCCGACTTGATTCAAAACGCGCTCGCCAATCGCCAAGAGTTCAACGCCCTGCGAGCGGGCATGAGCGCCGCCGAGATGGATGTGAAACGCAACGATGCCAACCTGAAGATTCCAGATTTCTACATCGGGGGAGAGACCGGGTTTCAAGGGTTTGGCTACAAGTTCAACAACGAGCAAGCATATATCCTCGCTCGCGTGGGCCTCACCTACGACATATTCGACGGCGGCATGCGCAAAAGCAAAACACAGGAAGCCCGATTGGAGGCCGAGAAAATACGCGCACGATACTCAGAGGCGCAGCAACAGGTCTCCCTGCAGGTCACGCAGGCCTGGAACGAATTTCAGGCCGCTCAAAATTCGTACACGACTACTCAGGCGGGCTTGAAAGCCGCCGAAGAGACGTTTCGCATTGTCACTAATAAATACCGGGCGAGCCAAGCCTTGCTCATCGAATTTCTCGATGCCGAAAATCGCGTGACGACGGCGCGCCTGCAACAACTTCTGGCTTGGTCGGATGTGTTGTTGAAAGAGGCGGCGCTAAGAAAGGCAGCGGGGATTTGA